One window from the genome of Pyrus communis chromosome 16, drPyrComm1.1, whole genome shotgun sequence encodes:
- the LOC137720987 gene encoding uncharacterized protein, giving the protein METIQSSSFPIFRTNPVFLTPRPLRRSKVSIKPPPPDFDFRSEISVDSRAIIARTHPELLDLAENGSLFLIEKSQFGPVPAWRAEFVEPQAIWLVGTNHISQDSAVEVERVVRAVKPDNVVVELCRSRAGIMYADASMDGEAGGQQLRSNMFSLSGTGFFGAVGRSINLGGQTALALRVLLAVFSSKISSDTNRPFGDEFRSARKASEEVGAQIVLGDRPIEITLERAWNSLTWSEKLSLVSSVVRGITSQSDMSKKNLNDELDRESSTSDSTFQLYKQLSSSYPSLLQPLIHERDTYLAWSLKRSKAVNKSKTVVGVIGKGHMNGVIYALLADLGDLRFRDLVGQRSTGTTDASSNGWIVKLVQDLIRDTVIAALLWALYEQFIKGGLECPF; this is encoded by the exons ATGGAGACCATTCAATCATCAAGCTTCCCAATTTTCCGCACCAACCCAGTTTTCCTCACCCCCAGGCCTCTCAGACGCTCCAAGGTTTCCATCAAACCTCCACCGCCGGACTTTGATTTCAGGTCAGAAATTTCGGTGGACTCAAGAGCCATAATAGCCAGAACTCACCCTGAACTGCTTGATTTGGCTGAGAATGGGAGCTTGTTCTTGATCGAGAAGAGCCAGTTCGGTCCCGTCCCAGCATGGAGGGCAGAGTTCGTCGAGCCGCAGGCCATCTGGTTGGTCGGAACCAATCATATTTCTCAAGACTCTGCGGTGGAGGTCGAACGCGTGGTCCGGGCAGTGAAGCCGGATAATGTGGTGGTGGAGCTATGTAGAAGCAG AGCTGGGATTATGTATGCTGATGCCTCCATGGATGGTGAGGCAGGAGGCCAACAATTAAGGTCTAATATGTTCTCTCTGAGTGGAACTGGGTTTTTCGGGGCCGTAGGTCGAAGCATAAACTTGG GGGGTCAAACTGCTCTAGCGTTACGAGTACTGTTGGCTGTTTTCTCATCAAAGATTTCATCCGACACCAATCGTCCTTTCGGTGATGAG TTTCGATCTGCTCGAAAAGCCTCTGAAGAAGTTGGTGCTCAAATTGTGTTGGGGGATCGTCCAATTGAAATTACC CTTGAAAGGGCTTGGAATTCTCTGACTTGGAGTGAGAAACTGAGCTTAGTGAGCTCTGTTGTTCGTGGGATAACATCACAGTCCGATATGTCGAAGAAGAATCTCAATGATGAATTAGACAGG GAATCAAGTACAAGTGATAGCACATTTCAGCTTTATAAGCAGCTAAGTTCTTCATATCCTTCACTCCTACAACCTCTTATACATGAGCGAGACACT TACCTTGCATGGTCTTTAAAGAGGAGCAAAGCTGTGAATAAGAGTAAGACAGTAGTTGGGGTTATTGGAAAGGGACACATGAATGGTGTGATATATGCCTTACTAGCTGACCTGGGAGACCTAAGGTTTAGGGACCTTGTAGGACAGAGGTCTACAGGTACTACTGATGCTTCTTCTAATGGTTGGATTGTGAAGTTGGTCCAGGACTTGATTAGAGATACTGTCATTGCCGCCCTCCTGTGGGCATTGTACGAGCAGTTCATAAAAGGTGGGTTAGAGTGTCCATTTTGA
- the LOC137721426 gene encoding ethylene-responsive transcription factor ERF027-like, whose product MHIKIVCRLYLMANPYSNVPKTPVDQPTTTSNPNPFIQIPPTPPNPPTSTLPDDSSSSSSPRLGVWSPSGGSTSGSPRGHTVYRGIRCRSGKWVSEIREPRKTTRIWLGTYPEPEMAAAAYDVAAIALKGPNTPLNFPNSILTYPIPASSAASDIRSAAARAAQSRANMLVPRERERGRSEPGGVDNEGVGGVVGQQEEEFMDEEALLNMPNLLVDMAEGMLVSPPRISSDNSPENSDGENLWNY is encoded by the coding sequence atgCACATAAAAATTGTATGTAGATTATACCTTATGGCCAATCCGTATAGCAACGTGCCCAAAACCCCAGTTGACCAACCAACTACAACCTCCAATCCCAATCCCTTTATACAAATTCCTCCGACTCCTCCTAACCCTCCCACATCAACCCTACCTGACgattcctcctcctcctcatccccGAGACTGGGCGTTTGGTCCCCATCGGGAGGCTCGACATCAGGCTCGCCGAGGGGGCATACGGTCTACCGGGGAATCCGGTGTCGGAGCGGGAAATGGGTGTCCGAGATTCGGGAGCCACGTAAGACTACAAGGATATGGCTTGGCACTTACCCTGAGCCGGAGATGGCGGCGGCTGCGTACGACGTGGCGGCGATCGCGCTGAAAGGGCCAAATACTCCCTTAAACTTCCCCAACTCGATTCTTACGTACCCGATACCGGCTTCCTCCGCCGCGAGTGACATACGATCTGCGGCCGCGAGGGCAGCACAGTCGAGGGCAAATATGTTAGTTCCccgggagagggagagagggagatcAGAGCCGGGTGGTGTTGATAATGAGGGTGTTGGTGGGGTGGTGGGCCAGCAGGAGGAGGAGTTTATGGATGAGGAGGCGCTTTTGAATATGCCGAATCTGCTGGTGGACATGGCGGAGGGAATGCTGGTGAGTCCGCCGAGGATCTCTTCCGACAATTCGCCTGAAAATTCCGACGGAGAAAATCTTTGGaactattaa